A single genomic interval of Cydia strobilella chromosome 3, ilCydStro3.1, whole genome shotgun sequence harbors:
- the LOC134756016 gene encoding E3 ubiquitin-protein ligase CCNB1IP1-like: protein MTIDMVCNFRKCRKSLTNQAWVTTCSHAFCTEHGKSEFKRNIENSLNCPACGNELRDKFDVIQADLRPSETFKSIVLAGMRPDTIMDIAMRAMSFWSYQVEQETLYQESLAKHMREKLKCSEEINTLNVQKLKAELETCKRKISSLQAEFHKKNKQAEELKANIEDKNRKIQKLTYQLDTKKRKDIRVDNFESSNNHEKCMDISDLVVNRAVSTSDAFVFRPSKDSDDSHRICTPKTPMFDFRHRERNKPQSHFTFRPLPP from the coding sequence ATGACGATCGACATGGTGTGTAATTTTCGAAAATGCCGCAAATCATTAACAAATCAAGCTTGGGTGACAACGTGTTCGCATGCATTTTGTACTGAGCATGGAAAAAGCGAATTCAAGAGAAATATTGAAAATTCCTTGAATTGTCCGGCTTGCGGCAATGAGTTGCGAGACAAATTTGATGTTATACAAGCGGATCTACGTCCTTCAGAGACTTTTAAGTCAATCGTCTTAGCAGGTATGCGACCAGATACTATCATGGATATAGCTATGAGAGCAATGTCATTTTGGTCATACCAAGTTGAACAGGAAACTCTGTACCAAGAAAGCTTGGCAAAGCATATGCGAGAAAAACTCAAATGCTCGGAAGAAATCAATACGCTAAATGTGCAAAAATTAAAGGCCGAATTGGAAACATGCAAACGAAAGATTTCATCGTTACAAGCAGAATTTCATAAGAAGAACAAACAGGCAGAGGAGCTGAAAGCTAATATAGAGGACAAAAACCGTAAAATCCAGAAATTAACTTATCAATTGGATACCAAGAAGCGCAAAGACATACGGGTTGATAATTTTGAAAGTAGTAACAATCATGAGAAATGCATGGATATTTCAGATTTAGTGGTGAACAGAGCGGTGTCGACGTCGGATGCGTTCGTGTTTCGGCCGTCGAAGGACTCTGACGATTCACATCGCATATGCACTCCAAAGACGCCCATGTTTGACTTTCGCCACCGCGAACGCAATAAACCTCAATCGCATTTTACTTTCAGACCATTACCTCCATAG